In Elusimicrobium sp., one genomic interval encodes:
- a CDS encoding RidA family protein yields MKKVINSSNAPKAIGPYSQAIEEGGFVYTSGVLPIDPVTSEIYNGDVRVQTEIILKNLENILKEAGCTLKNVVKTTVFMTDLTQFAEMNAVYGTFFKENPPARTTVQVVGLPKGSSIEIEAIAKK; encoded by the coding sequence ATGAAAAAAGTTATCAACTCTTCCAACGCGCCCAAAGCAATCGGCCCGTATTCCCAAGCCATTGAAGAAGGCGGTTTCGTGTACACTTCCGGTGTGCTTCCCATTGACCCCGTAACCAGCGAAATTTACAACGGCGATGTGCGCGTTCAAACCGAAATTATCCTGAAAAACTTGGAAAACATTTTGAAGGAAGCCGGTTGCACGCTTAAAAATGTAGTAAAAACTACCGTTTTTATGACCGATTTAACCCAATTCGCCGAAATGAACGCCGTGTACGGCACTTTCTTTAAGGAAAATCCGCCTGCCCGCACCACTGTGCAAGTGGTGGGTCTTCCCAAAGGAAGTTCTATCGAAATCGAAGCCATTGCTAAAAAATAG
- a CDS encoding adenosine deaminase family protein, whose product MMKKVPAEFLRRIPKADLHVHLDGSLRLSTLIELAKKEGVELPAYTEKGLRQKVFKDKYASLVEYLKGFSYTGAVMQNAENIERISYELGQDAIAEGVRYLEVRFAPQLHANDHLTAQDAVRAVVRGLELAQKEHNASAEVKKGKDLEFHFGIIACAMRNFNAFMSPYYSNLIKALSQSSKSEVFGVASLELAKMVVKLAKEEKLPIVGFDLAGEEAGYPAADHLDAYRYVHKHFIRKTVHSGEAYGPESIFQAITDCYANRIGHGTHLFAADMIKDRKVKDKQGYVDSLADYIAGERIGIEVCLTSNLQTLPHIKSVKNHPIKEMIKRGLPVSINTDNRLVSNTTVTKEMELLVRHVELAPKELKNIVIAGFKSGFFPGSYIEKRRFVRKVIDKYNELAKAYQIPLY is encoded by the coding sequence ATGATGAAAAAAGTTCCTGCCGAATTTTTGCGCCGTATCCCGAAAGCGGATTTGCATGTCCATTTGGACGGCTCTCTCCGCCTTTCTACGCTGATTGAACTGGCTAAAAAAGAAGGTGTGGAACTGCCTGCCTATACCGAAAAAGGCCTCCGTCAAAAAGTATTTAAGGATAAATATGCTTCTTTGGTGGAGTATTTGAAAGGCTTTAGTTACACGGGCGCCGTGATGCAAAATGCCGAAAATATCGAGCGTATTTCTTACGAACTCGGGCAAGATGCTATCGCCGAAGGAGTGCGCTATTTGGAAGTGCGCTTTGCTCCGCAACTTCATGCCAACGATCATTTGACCGCACAAGATGCCGTACGCGCGGTCGTGCGCGGCTTGGAATTGGCCCAAAAAGAGCATAACGCTTCTGCAGAAGTAAAAAAAGGAAAAGACTTGGAATTTCATTTTGGCATCATCGCTTGTGCCATGCGTAATTTCAATGCTTTTATGTCGCCTTATTATTCCAATTTGATTAAAGCCTTGTCCCAATCCAGTAAAAGCGAAGTGTTTGGGGTGGCGTCTTTGGAATTGGCCAAAATGGTAGTTAAACTTGCTAAAGAAGAAAAATTGCCGATTGTGGGTTTCGACTTGGCAGGCGAAGAAGCCGGCTATCCGGCGGCCGATCACTTGGACGCTTACCGCTATGTACACAAGCATTTTATTCGCAAAACCGTCCACTCCGGCGAAGCATACGGCCCGGAATCTATTTTCCAAGCCATTACCGATTGCTACGCCAACCGCATCGGCCACGGCACGCATTTGTTTGCTGCGGATATGATTAAAGACCGTAAAGTAAAAGACAAACAAGGCTATGTAGATTCTTTGGCAGATTATATCGCCGGAGAACGCATCGGCATTGAAGTCTGCTTAACGAGCAATCTGCAAACCTTACCTCATATTAAATCGGTAAAAAATCACCCGATTAAAGAAATGATTAAACGCGGCTTACCCGTCAGTATCAATACCGATAACCGCCTCGTTTCCAACACCACCGTTACCAAAGAAATGGAACTGTTGGTGCGCCATGTGGAACTTGCTCCTAAAGAACTTAAAAACATTGTAATAGCCGGGTTTAAGAGCGGGTTTTTTCCGGGGAGTTATATTGAAAAACGCCGGTTTGTACGCAAAGTAATTGACAAATACAACGAACTGGCTAAAGCGTATCAAATTCCGCTGTATTAG
- a CDS encoding NAAT family transporter, translating to MDSFISSVITLALVMDGFGNIPLFISALKKVAPERRKAVLIRELGIALLIMVAFLFLGKWFLKAFGIAEYSLSIAGGLILFIISVKLVFGGDDDPKGDPKDDEPFVVPLAIPLVAGPAALSIVMITAAQQPNKLITLAAVVVASLINSVILLSSFPLSNLLGKRGLTAIERLTGMILVLMSVNMVMNGISTFMSL from the coding sequence ATGGATTCGTTTATTTCTTCCGTTATCACGCTAGCCCTTGTTATGGACGGCTTCGGGAATATCCCGTTATTTATTTCCGCTCTTAAAAAAGTAGCCCCGGAACGCCGCAAAGCGGTGTTGATTCGCGAACTCGGCATTGCCCTTCTTATTATGGTGGCCTTTTTGTTCCTCGGTAAATGGTTCTTAAAGGCTTTCGGTATTGCGGAATACTCGCTTAGTATTGCGGGCGGGCTTATTTTATTTATTATCTCCGTCAAATTGGTTTTCGGCGGAGATGATGACCCGAAAGGTGACCCGAAGGACGACGAACCTTTTGTGGTACCGCTTGCTATCCCCTTGGTGGCGGGCCCGGCTGCGCTTTCTATTGTAATGATTACGGCCGCCCAACAACCCAACAAACTTATCACCCTGGCGGCGGTAGTGGTGGCTTCTTTGATTAACTCCGTTATTCTGCTTTCCTCTTTTCCGCTTAGCAACCTGCTGGGCAAACGCGGGTTGACGGCCATTGAACGCTTGACGGGTATGATCTTGGTGTTGATGTCCGTAAACATGGTAATGAACGGTATTTCCACTTTTATGAGCCTTTAG
- the ispD gene encoding 2-C-methyl-D-erythritol 4-phosphate cytidylyltransferase: MKKETGFSSAVIVAGGSGTRMGRPKQMLPLGGKPVLVRSIEAFKRTCGVREIVVVTPPENRPVLESYFTDLIFADPGTTRLESVKNGFMKTSAAAETVAVHDGARPLVNPARIEDCLAEAKQHGAAVLAVPVKDTVKICEKSVVKQTLDRSVLWAAQTPQCYRREVLWNALEKFGNEKDATDESQLVEKTGVAVRVVLSDYQNNKITTPEDLIFAEALVSEQVQYRTGFGFDLHRLEEGRKLFLGGAEIPHTKGFLGHSDGDLVLHALCDAVLGALCAGEIGILFPPTDESIKGISSVTITKKVLEVVRAHRAEIVHLDATVITQEPKIKPHYDTVRKSLANVFEMPIENISFKSKSHEHVGEIGRGEAAMCHAVATVKITQGEK, from the coding sequence ATGAAGAAAGAGACGGGTTTTTCGTCTGCGGTAATTGTTGCGGGGGGCAGTGGCACGCGTATGGGCCGCCCGAAGCAAATGTTGCCCTTGGGCGGGAAGCCCGTTCTTGTTCGCTCCATAGAGGCTTTTAAGCGCACCTGCGGCGTGCGGGAAATTGTGGTGGTAACCCCGCCGGAAAATCGCCCGGTATTAGAGTCTTACTTTACGGATTTGATTTTTGCCGATCCGGGAACTACGCGTTTGGAATCGGTAAAAAACGGTTTTATGAAAACTTCCGCAGCGGCAGAGACGGTAGCCGTACACGACGGGGCCCGCCCGCTTGTAAACCCGGCCCGTATTGAAGATTGTTTGGCGGAAGCAAAGCAGCACGGCGCGGCCGTTTTGGCGGTACCGGTAAAGGATACCGTAAAAATTTGCGAGAAGAGCGTTGTAAAACAAACGCTCGACCGCTCCGTTTTATGGGCGGCACAAACGCCGCAATGTTACCGTCGGGAAGTTCTTTGGAACGCATTGGAAAAATTCGGTAACGAAAAAGACGCGACGGACGAATCGCAACTGGTGGAAAAGACAGGTGTGGCGGTGCGGGTGGTCTTATCCGACTATCAAAATAACAAAATTACCACACCGGAAGATTTGATTTTTGCGGAGGCATTAGTGAGCGAACAAGTACAATATCGCACAGGTTTCGGTTTTGATTTACACCGCCTGGAAGAAGGACGCAAATTGTTTTTGGGTGGAGCGGAAATACCGCACACCAAAGGTTTTTTGGGCCATAGTGACGGAGATTTGGTGCTCCATGCTCTTTGCGATGCTGTGCTGGGTGCCTTGTGTGCGGGGGAAATCGGCATTTTATTTCCGCCGACGGACGAATCTATTAAAGGCATTTCCAGCGTAACCATTACCAAAAAAGTGCTGGAAGTTGTGCGTGCCCACCGTGCGGAAATCGTGCATTTAGATGCCACGGTTATCACGCAAGAACCCAAAATCAAACCGCATTACGACACGGTGCGTAAGTCTCTTGCCAATGTGTTTGAAATGCCGATTGAAAATATCAGTTTTAAGTCCAAAAGCCACGAACACGTGGGGGAAATCGGCCGCGGAGAAGCGGCCATGTGCCATGCTGTGGCTACGGTCAAAATTACTCAAGGAGAAAAATAA
- a CDS encoding voltage-gated chloride channel produces MLNEQKNNVVSIVKWFFLATAIGCVVGVLDAAFLKMLDNSIALRNEIPLFYLCLPFALYIVALLSRKVAKKDKDFSTDAVIDKINTYNPISLVSIAKGFVLSIVTMVTGGSAGKEAPCADVGAGVASFISRVFKMSLEDQRKMMICGVSAGFAGVFGVPISGAMFGLEVLWVGHIFYEVMFPALVAGITAFQVTSFLGVDYIYHPLHFVPVFSEKFFLKMIVAGMFFGLVSILFIEIMKFTRVLFRYIALRTRMFWACFIGGLVLVCIGYFISPAYLGLGMPGIEGALSGNPLDSPFGFLYKIITTSVTFAAGGIGGVVTPIFFVGAQAGAMLADFIHVDPATLAALGLVAVLAGTANTPLAASIMAIELFGPAIAPYATVACVISFLITGQQSIYQSQRITWDSGKTPDEHPAVPRVYGRRATDKPAKTHVRKNLLKKAFKEMTHHLIPNPKGFDEKK; encoded by the coding sequence ATGTTAAACGAGCAAAAAAATAATGTGGTAAGTATTGTAAAATGGTTTTTTCTCGCAACGGCTATCGGGTGTGTGGTCGGCGTGTTGGACGCGGCTTTCTTAAAAATGCTGGATAACTCCATTGCGCTTCGCAACGAAATTCCCCTTTTCTATCTTTGCTTGCCTTTTGCCTTATATATAGTGGCACTTTTGTCGCGCAAAGTGGCTAAAAAAGATAAAGATTTCTCCACCGATGCCGTTATCGATAAAATCAACACCTACAACCCCATTTCGCTCGTTTCCATTGCAAAAGGATTTGTGCTTTCTATCGTAACCATGGTTACCGGCGGTTCCGCCGGGAAGGAAGCCCCCTGCGCCGATGTGGGGGCGGGCGTGGCCTCTTTTATTTCCCGCGTGTTCAAAATGAGTTTGGAAGACCAACGCAAAATGATGATTTGCGGCGTAAGTGCCGGGTTTGCGGGAGTGTTCGGCGTGCCGATATCCGGGGCCATGTTTGGGTTGGAAGTGTTGTGGGTAGGACATATTTTTTACGAAGTTATGTTCCCTGCGTTGGTGGCCGGAATTACGGCCTTTCAAGTAACCAGTTTTTTGGGAGTAGATTACATTTATCACCCGCTGCACTTTGTACCGGTATTTTCGGAAAAGTTTTTCTTAAAAATGATTGTTGCGGGTATGTTCTTTGGGCTCGTATCCATTTTATTTATTGAGATAATGAAGTTTACCCGCGTGCTATTTCGCTATATCGCGCTTAGAACGCGTATGTTTTGGGCGTGTTTTATCGGCGGGTTGGTGTTGGTATGCATCGGGTATTTTATTTCCCCGGCTTATTTGGGGCTCGGTATGCCCGGCATTGAAGGTGCTTTAAGTGGCAACCCGTTAGACTCGCCTTTTGGGTTTTTGTATAAGATTATTACAACTTCCGTTACCTTTGCCGCAGGCGGTATCGGTGGGGTGGTAACACCTATTTTCTTTGTAGGGGCCCAAGCAGGAGCCATGCTGGCAGATTTTATCCATGTAGATCCGGCTACTTTAGCCGCACTCGGATTGGTAGCCGTACTGGCGGGAACGGCCAATACGCCTTTGGCGGCCAGCATTATGGCTATTGAACTTTTCGGGCCCGCCATCGCCCCGTATGCTACGGTGGCATGTGTAATCAGTTTCTTAATTACCGGGCAACAGAGTATCTACCAAAGCCAACGCATTACCTGGGATAGCGGCAAAACACCAGACGAACACCCTGCCGTCCCGCGTGTTTACGGCCGCCGTGCTACCGACAAACCTGCTAAAACACATGTGCGCAAGAACCTGCTGAAAAAAGCCTTTAAGGAAATGACACACCACCTAATCCCTAACCCCAAAGGATTTGACGAGAAGAAGTAA
- the radA gene encoding DNA repair protein RadA produces the protein MKFKTVFICQKCGYEAPKWAGKCPECGEWNSLVEEVKQLETKKTATRTRSFTEFSSEVVKLSQSKAVKEPRIETHIGEFDRLLGGGLVKGQLTLLAGAPGIGKSTLMLQVAAELSKNLKVLYISGEESIGQISGRAQRLGVNGDNIFLHCETDIQKIVESVENVNPDVLILDSIQTVYHPEFTSSSGTVAQVRECTSELVRLCKPKGIITFVLGHVTKDGELAGPKILEHMVDCVLYFDTEKDNVLRLLRPHKNRFGSTGEIGLFKMTGAGLESVENASEYFAQTSRDRALKGRAYSLALEGSRPILTEVQALVSPTRYPFPRRVATGVDLNRCLMLFAALEKHIGLPLDNKDIFVSLAGGVKLKDPALDLAICAAVISSCKEIALPHDSVFMAEVGILGQAAKVPLLEKRLEEAQRLGFKKAYAAAVTSAEKQKLKKLSLLELQDLSDLALKLR, from the coding sequence ATGAAATTCAAAACGGTTTTCATCTGCCAAAAATGTGGTTACGAGGCTCCCAAATGGGCGGGAAAATGCCCGGAATGCGGGGAGTGGAACAGTTTGGTGGAAGAAGTAAAACAACTGGAAACCAAAAAAACCGCCACGCGAACCCGCAGTTTTACGGAATTTTCTTCCGAAGTAGTAAAACTTTCTCAAAGTAAAGCCGTAAAAGAACCGCGCATTGAAACCCACATCGGTGAATTTGACCGCCTGCTCGGCGGTGGTCTGGTGAAAGGCCAACTGACACTTTTGGCCGGGGCGCCGGGCATCGGAAAATCTACCCTGATGTTACAGGTAGCGGCGGAATTATCAAAAAATCTAAAAGTGCTTTACATTTCCGGCGAAGAAAGCATCGGCCAAATTTCGGGCCGCGCGCAACGCCTGGGCGTAAACGGGGACAATATCTTTTTACATTGCGAAACAGATATCCAAAAAATTGTGGAATCAGTGGAAAATGTAAACCCCGATGTGTTGATTTTAGATTCTATCCAAACCGTTTATCATCCGGAATTTACGTCTTCTTCCGGCACGGTGGCACAAGTGCGCGAATGTACCAGCGAACTGGTGCGCTTGTGTAAACCTAAAGGGATTATCACATTTGTTCTCGGCCATGTAACCAAAGACGGCGAACTGGCAGGGCCTAAAATTTTGGAACACATGGTAGATTGCGTTCTCTATTTTGATACGGAAAAAGACAATGTGCTCCGTTTGTTGCGTCCTCACAAAAACCGTTTTGGTTCTACGGGAGAAATCGGCCTTTTCAAAATGACGGGAGCGGGGTTGGAATCGGTGGAAAATGCCAGCGAATATTTTGCCCAAACCTCGCGCGACCGTGCCTTAAAAGGCCGTGCCTATTCCCTTGCGTTGGAGGGATCCCGCCCGATATTAACCGAAGTGCAAGCCTTGGTTTCGCCCACACGCTATCCGTTCCCGCGCCGCGTAGCCACAGGGGTAGATTTGAACCGCTGCCTTATGTTGTTTGCCGCGCTTGAAAAACACATCGGGCTGCCGCTGGATAACAAGGATATTTTTGTCAGTTTGGCAGGCGGGGTGAAATTGAAAGATCCCGCCCTTGACTTGGCAATTTGTGCCGCGGTAATCAGTTCCTGCAAAGAAATTGCCCTCCCGCATGACAGCGTATTTATGGCGGAAGTGGGAATTTTAGGCCAAGCCGCCAAAGTGCCGCTGCTTGAAAAACGCTTGGAAGAAGCCCAACGGTTGGGTTTCAAAAAAGCCTATGCCGCGGCAGTTACTTCAGCCGAAAAGCAGAAACTGAAAAAACTCTCCCTTTTGGAACTGCAAGATTTAAGCGATTTGGCTCTTAAACTGCGCTAA
- a CDS encoding PIN domain nuclease, with the protein MPIWIFRISTLVAFPFLTYNFIDKEWMSLLAGLLCGALVVAGEVLFKNLRLIKIMIACSGFLLGYMLFVLFDYGMLNFASGEAMNFWARYSRSVEIGLLVFGVLASIFKSRDLEGLSYTGHHLKVADVTALMDGRIVDLCEINFLSGVIVLPVFVLEELNKMAASRDPLERAKGRRGLDVASRLQELKEISVRVTNKSPKGATMEERVVKLAKSLDAEVVTLNFNVNKAAALQNVIALNIADLATALKPVVLPGETMSLFIMKDGKEKEQGIGYLDDGTMVVVEEGRKHIGKRAEVSVYSILQTSSGRMIFAKIKN; encoded by the coding sequence ATGCCTATTTGGATTTTTCGTATTTCCACATTAGTTGCGTTTCCTTTTTTAACCTACAACTTTATCGATAAGGAATGGATGAGTTTGCTCGCAGGTTTGTTGTGCGGTGCGCTCGTCGTGGCGGGGGAAGTGTTGTTCAAAAACCTGCGCCTGATTAAAATTATGATTGCCTGCTCCGGCTTTTTGTTGGGGTATATGTTGTTTGTCTTGTTCGACTACGGCATGTTGAATTTCGCCAGCGGCGAAGCCATGAATTTTTGGGCGCGTTATAGCCGCAGTGTTGAAATCGGCCTTTTGGTTTTTGGGGTGCTTGCCAGTATTTTCAAATCGCGCGATTTGGAAGGCCTTTCCTATACGGGGCATCACTTAAAAGTAGCCGATGTTACCGCTCTTATGGACGGGCGCATCGTAGATTTGTGCGAAATAAACTTCCTTTCCGGTGTGATTGTATTACCTGTGTTTGTATTGGAAGAATTGAATAAAATGGCCGCCTCGCGCGACCCGTTGGAACGCGCCAAAGGCCGCCGCGGGTTAGATGTGGCCTCCCGCTTGCAGGAATTAAAAGAGATTTCCGTGCGCGTTACAAACAAATCTCCTAAGGGCGCTACGATGGAAGAACGCGTTGTTAAATTGGCCAAAAGTTTAGATGCCGAAGTGGTAACGCTTAATTTCAATGTAAACAAAGCCGCGGCTTTGCAAAACGTAATTGCCTTAAACATTGCCGATTTGGCCACTGCTCTTAAACCGGTTGTATTGCCGGGGGAAACAATGTCGCTTTTTATCATGAAAGACGGCAAAGAAAAAGAACAGGGCATCGGTTATTTGGACGACGGCACCATGGTAGTGGTGGAAGAAGGACGCAAACACATCGGCAAACGGGCGGAAGTTTCCGTTTACTCTATTTTGCAAACTTCTTCGGGCCGTATGATTTTTGCCAAAATTAAAAATTAA
- the malQ gene encoding 4-alpha-glucanotransferase: MTIQDQVLSGRVNGILLPLAAMKTEHDWGVGDFGSLQEWTSFFASQGTKIVQILPLQETAPNETCPYSALSAFATDPVYADISQAEDVMASPRAREFVESLQTKIAEWHKAPKAPFFAVKQAKMKALWYGYQRFLVAEQSVRSARYQAFEAYCAAQSGWLRGYSLFRTLKEFYKWQTWTQWPEALRDFNKQAVDAFEAQYREYVDFFRYVQWVLDQQLRRAKVFAAEKGILIFGDIPYGTNLDSAEVWSERENYRLGWEVGAPADQFSKGGQRWGLPAYDWAYQLSHNLDLWRRKIRRVTELYDVFRLDHLVGFFRTYIFAPGDEQGGFDWLGEQAQIDRGYQFLRMVLDEANGKLPVGEDLGVIPNYVRRMLVDLRIPGYKVLRWEREDNGYYREPRHYPLVSLATTSTHDTETVRGWWETMDNYERANIWEMISAQKTDGNVPFNLGTQRTILRRVLDSSSALTMFSWQDIIGTLDRVNTPGTVGEENWTYRSEYTPAQAAEIYSEQLAMYRELLKETGRA; this comes from the coding sequence ATGACCATACAAGACCAAGTTCTCTCCGGGCGCGTCAACGGCATTTTGTTGCCGCTTGCCGCCATGAAAACCGAGCACGATTGGGGCGTGGGAGATTTTGGCTCCCTGCAAGAGTGGACTTCCTTTTTTGCTTCGCAAGGAACAAAAATCGTCCAAATCTTGCCTTTGCAGGAAACCGCCCCTAACGAAACTTGCCCATATTCGGCCTTAAGTGCTTTTGCTACCGACCCGGTATATGCCGATATTTCCCAGGCCGAAGATGTCATGGCCAGCCCGCGCGCGCGTGAGTTTGTGGAAAGTCTGCAAACCAAAATTGCCGAGTGGCACAAAGCGCCGAAGGCTCCTTTCTTTGCGGTAAAACAAGCCAAAATGAAAGCACTGTGGTACGGTTACCAACGGTTTTTGGTGGCCGAACAAAGTGTTCGTTCCGCGCGTTACCAAGCCTTTGAAGCGTACTGTGCCGCGCAGTCGGGCTGGTTGAGAGGCTATTCGCTTTTCCGTACCCTGAAAGAATTTTATAAATGGCAAACCTGGACGCAATGGCCCGAGGCTTTGCGCGATTTTAACAAACAAGCGGTGGACGCTTTTGAAGCCCAATACCGCGAATATGTGGATTTCTTCCGCTATGTACAATGGGTGTTGGATCAACAACTGCGCCGGGCCAAAGTGTTTGCCGCCGAAAAAGGCATTTTGATTTTCGGGGATATCCCCTACGGAACCAATTTGGATAGTGCGGAAGTTTGGTCCGAACGGGAAAATTATCGTTTGGGGTGGGAAGTCGGCGCCCCTGCCGATCAGTTTTCCAAAGGCGGGCAACGCTGGGGGCTTCCTGCGTATGATTGGGCCTATCAACTTTCCCATAATTTAGATTTGTGGCGTCGTAAAATCCGCCGGGTAACGGAACTGTATGATGTGTTCCGTTTAGACCATTTGGTGGGTTTTTTCCGCACGTATATTTTTGCGCCGGGTGACGAACAAGGCGGCTTCGATTGGTTGGGTGAACAAGCCCAAATCGACCGCGGATATCAATTCCTGCGCATGGTGCTGGACGAAGCAAACGGCAAACTTCCCGTCGGGGAAGATTTGGGGGTTATCCCCAACTATGTGCGCCGTATGTTGGTAGATTTGCGTATCCCCGGATATAAGGTGTTGCGTTGGGAACGCGAGGATAACGGTTATTACCGTGAACCCCGCCATTATCCGCTGGTCTCTTTGGCTACTACTTCCACGCATGATACCGAAACCGTGCGCGGTTGGTGGGAAACCATGGATAATTACGAACGAGCCAACATTTGGGAAATGATTTCCGCTCAAAAAACAGACGGAAATGTGCCTTTTAATTTAGGTACGCAACGCACTATTTTACGCCGCGTATTAGATTCCAGTTCCGCGCTTACTATGTTCTCGTGGCAAGATATTATCGGCACGCTGGATCGGGTCAATACACCCGGTACCGTGGGAGAAGAAAATTGGACATATCGTAGCGAATATACCCCCGCGCAAGCCGCCGAAATATATAGCGAGCAGTTGGCTATGTACCGCGAACTGCTAAAGGAGACCGGCCGCGCTTAA
- a CDS encoding prepilin-type N-terminal cleavage/methylation domain-containing protein — MNNKGFTLVELLVVVLIIGILAAMAMPAYFKAVERARAAEADTLVGTVVNAQQRYKMKTGKYAQNWQSLDVAPANAKAQAIYCTKGIQAANCGGQNAFEITLVGTSAANGNFSGVIAKRVGTGQYTYTIEKLYDSTDPAYCVPGNANDGSDDVLFCMDYHGVETKAELPYTANTLSTWPHGYKKPTAS, encoded by the coding sequence ATGAATAATAAAGGTTTCACCTTAGTGGAATTGTTGGTGGTCGTGTTGATCATCGGCATCTTGGCCGCCATGGCTATGCCCGCTTACTTCAAAGCGGTAGAACGCGCCCGCGCTGCTGAAGCCGATACCTTGGTAGGTACCGTCGTGAACGCGCAACAACGCTATAAAATGAAAACCGGTAAATATGCCCAAAACTGGCAATCCTTGGACGTTGCTCCTGCTAACGCCAAAGCCCAAGCCATTTACTGCACCAAAGGCATCCAAGCCGCCAACTGCGGTGGCCAAAACGCCTTCGAAATCACCTTGGTCGGCACCAGCGCTGCCAATGGTAACTTCTCTGGTGTAATCGCCAAACGCGTAGGCACCGGTCAATATACCTACACGATTGAAAAATTGTACGACTCCACCGATCCGGCCTACTGCGTACCTGGTAACGCCAACGACGGTTCTGACGATGTGTTGTTCTGCATGGACTACCATGGTGTAGAAACCAAAGCCGAACTTCCTTACACCGCCAACACCTTGAGCACCTGGCCTCATGGTTACAAAAAACCGACCGCTTCTTAA
- a CDS encoding cysteine--tRNA ligase — MMMYLYNSATRHKDEFKPQNPQTVTMYCCGPTVYNFAHIGNLRTYIFEDLLSRTLRLKHTLKHVMNVTDVGHLVSDGDDGEDKMELGAAREGKSAWDIAKFYEGKFWQDYDALNCTRPTVISRATEHIQEMISLVKTLEEKGYTYKTSDGIYYDTSKFDRYDALVGHAHITGLQGGARVEMSDEKRNPTDFALWKFSPKDKKRQMEWDSPWGVGFPGWHVECSAMAMKYLGNTLDIHCGGIDHVTIHHTNEIAQSEAATGEKYVNYWVHGEFLILRSGKMSKSGGTFVTVDVLKEKGYEPLSYRYFCLGAHYRTQLEFSYESMDSAAKSLKNLRALACQAKETAKGTAQETDKVIAWKEKFTAAMEDDLNAPKALAITWEALRSADLSAAEKVAFLEFADTILALDVFKPVTEEKQEIPAEVQALLEARAAARAAKDWKKSDELRDAIAQAGYVVKDTPQGQQTEKK; from the coding sequence CTGATGATGTATTTGTATAATTCCGCCACCCGGCATAAGGACGAATTCAAACCCCAAAATCCGCAAACCGTAACCATGTATTGCTGCGGCCCGACGGTTTATAATTTTGCTCATATCGGTAACTTGCGCACTTACATTTTTGAAGATTTGTTATCCCGCACTTTGCGTTTGAAACACACCTTAAAACATGTGATGAACGTAACCGATGTGGGACACTTGGTTTCCGACGGAGATGACGGCGAAGATAAAATGGAACTCGGGGCTGCCCGCGAGGGAAAAAGCGCCTGGGATATTGCCAAATTTTACGAAGGTAAATTTTGGCAGGATTACGATGCCTTAAATTGCACCCGTCCTACAGTTATCAGCCGCGCCACGGAACATATCCAAGAAATGATTTCTCTGGTAAAAACCTTGGAAGAAAAAGGTTACACCTACAAAACCAGTGACGGTATTTATTACGACACTTCCAAGTTCGACCGTTACGACGCCCTCGTCGGCCATGCGCACATTACCGGCTTGCAAGGCGGTGCGCGTGTGGAAATGAGCGACGAAAAACGCAACCCGACCGATTTTGCTTTGTGGAAATTTTCCCCGAAAGACAAAAAACGCCAAATGGAGTGGGATAGCCCGTGGGGAGTCGGCTTCCCCGGGTGGCACGTAGAATGTTCCGCCATGGCCATGAAATACCTGGGAAATACCTTGGATATTCACTGCGGCGGGATTGACCATGTAACGATTCACCACACCAACGAAATCGCCCAAAGCGAAGCCGCCACCGGTGAAAAGTATGTGAATTACTGGGTGCACGGTGAATTTTTGATTTTACGCTCGGGCAAAATGTCCAAGTCCGGCGGAACCTTTGTGACGGTAGATGTGCTGAAGGAAAAAGGTTACGAGCCGCTCTCTTACCGCTATTTCTGCTTGGGTGCCCACTACCGTACTCAACTGGAATTTTCGTACGAAAGTATGGATAGCGCCGCCAAGAGTTTGAAGAATTTGCGTGCGCTTGCCTGCCAAGCCAAAGAAACGGCGAAGGGAACCGCGCAGGAAACGGACAAAGTAATTGCGTGGAAGGAAAAATTCACCGCCGCCATGGAGGACGACTTAAACGCCCCCAAAGCCTTGGCCATCACTTGGGAAGCCCTGCGCAGTGCAGACTTGTCTGCCGCCGAAAAAGTGGCCTTCTTGGAATTTGCCGATACCATTTTAGCGTTAGATGTATTCAAGCCCGTAACGGAAGAAAAGCAAGAAATTCCCGCAGAAGTACAGGCTTTATTGGAAGCCCGTGCCGCTGCCCGCGCCGCGAAGGATTGGAAAAAGTCCGATGAATTGCGCGATGCTATTGCCCAAGCGGGGTATGTGGTAAAAGATACCCCACAAGGCCAACAAACGGAGAAAAAATAA